From the Pirellulales bacterium genome, the window TGACGGATGTAGATGGAAAAACCGCTTCATAGGTCGCTTCGAGCTTGGAGTTGAAAATATTGCGAATTCAAGCCAACGCCCCGTTGACACGAATTCTCGATCGCTCTACACTCGAAGGCTTCCCAATGATCGGGGAAGTGAATAAGACGAGTTTTCTTCGAGAATGATCGCATGTAGCGGCGGTCGTCGTTGAGTCGTCAAGGATTGCGGCCGCTACATTAATTCGGTGGGAGTATTGCGTGGCTGGGCATACGCACGAAGTGATTCGAATCCGGATGGAGGCCTACGACCATACGGTGTTGGACCAAAGCGCGGCGGAGATTGTGGATACCGCCAAGCGAACCAATTCTGAAGTTCATGGCCCAATTCCATTGCCCACACGCATTGAACGATACACGGTGCTTTCGAGCCCGCACATCGACAAGAAAGCGCGGCAGCAATTCGAGATTCGCACGCACAAGCGGGTAATCGATATAGTGCAGGCGACGGCAAAGACGATCGAAGCACTGAACAAACTAAGCTTGCCCGCTGGCGTTGACATCAAAATCAAAGCCAGCAGCAGGCACTAGATTCGGAGGGGGCTGGTTGGGTGATGTCTCCATCGTGGCGATGCCCGTTGTGTGGACGCCAATCGCTCAGGCGATTGTTTGAAGTTTAATCGGTTTTTTTGAACGATATCGAACGAGATCATAAATTTATGCCTTGGAAGGTTTGTGGGTAAGGCGCAGCGGGGTCGGTAACGGCTCTGTGTGAGCCGTCGGGCTGGCCAGCGAGTTCGCGTCGGCGAACCGCTTGTCTTCGCACTCCATCAAACCAGACGCACTGGGAATGAATGACGATGGCACTCGGACTGCTCGGCCGAAAGGTCGGGATGACTCAGGTTTTTGACGAAGCTGGAACGGTGATTCCGGTTACGGTGATTGAGGCAGGTCCGTGCCGCGTGCTCCAGTTGCGCACCGCCGACCGCGATGGCTATGATGCGGTTCAGCTCGGATTTCTCGAAAAGCCCCGCCGTTTGGCTGCCCGCAGCGAGCGCGGCCATGTTGCTAAGCTAGATAGTCGGCGCTCGAGGGCGCTGGCAAAGGCCGGCGTCGGATTGCTCGCCAAGGCTGACTGCGAGCCGCAGCGATTCGTCCGCGAACTTCGCGGCACACTCGATGGGGCTGAGATCGGCAAGTCGCTGACGGTCGAAGTCTTTGAAGGCATCGGAGCGGTCGATGTAACGGGCACGAGCAAGGGCAAGGGGTTTCAGGGCGCGATGAAGCGCCACAATTTCAAGGGGCAGCGAGCCACCCACGGCGTTAAGAAGGTGCATCGCCATATCGGCGGCACGAGCGGCAATACTTTCCCCGGCCGAACGTTTAAAGGCAAGAAAATGGCCGGACGGATGGGGAATGTTCGCAGCACCATGCGAAATATCAAGGTCGTTCGCGTCGACAAAGAAAACAACTTATTGCTGGTTCGGGGCGCAGTTCCCGGCGCGAACGGCGGATACGTGATTGTTCGGAAAACGAATAAATTGTGATTTGGTTCGTGGATCGCGGCCTGTTGATATTCACTCAACCGCTGGCCGCTCGTTCGAGATCAGCAACAACTGTCAACTGACTTCGGAAAACTGACAACTGACATGCCACAACTCGCCGTATATGATCGTGAGGGAGCGCAAGTCGGCACGTACGATCTCGATCCGTCCGAGTTGGTGCCGCGTATCAGCAAGCAGCTTTTGCACGATGCTGTCGTGATGTATGAAGCCAACCTACGCCAGGGACCGCACAAGTCGAAAACCCGCGCGGAAGTTGCCGGCACCACCAAGAAAATGTATCGCCAGAAGGGCACGGGCAATGCCCGTGCCGGTTCGCGGCGCAGCGGCATTCGGCGTGGCGGCGGGCATATTTTTGCCAAGCGGCCACGTGATTTCAGCTACCGATTGCCCAGAAAAGCATTGCGGTTGGCCACGCGAATGGCGGTCGCCTCAAAAGTTCGAGACAATCAAATCACGGTGATCGATGACTTGAAGTTGTCGGCAATCAAGACTCGCGAGATGGAAGGTATTTTGAAGGCCGTGAAGTGCGACGGCGTCAAATCCGTGCTGGTTGCGACCGTAGGGCTCGACAAGAATGTCTATTTGTCGGCCAGAAATATCGCCGGCGTGACGGTATCGCCTGTGTCCGATTTGAACGCGCTGCTGGTTCTCAAGCCGACCCGGCTGCTGTTTACCAAAGCGGCACTCGACCACATCAAACAACAAGCAAAGAACAGCGTCGAGGAAACTTAATCGCGATGTTCGCTCATTGCCGCGAATGAACATGCTGTTGGGTAGTCAATTGGTAAGCATTAGCGTCCATTAGCGATTATTTGAGAGATTGGTGAGATACTACGATGACCACGGAAACGGCCGCCAAGACCGAACAGCCAAAGTTGCCGCCGCATCAGGTGATTTTGCGCCCGCTGGTGACCGAAAAGGGGATGCATCGCTCGACGCGGCATAACGCCTATGCATTTGAAGTCAGTACCCAAGCCAACAAGCACGATATCCGCGAAGCGGTCGAAGAGTTGTTCAACGTGAAAGTGCTACGGGTTTACATTCAAAATCGCAAAGGTAAGCCTCGTCGGACGCGAGTTCGCATGGGGCGAACACAAGATTGGAAAAAGGCGATCGTTAAGTTGCATTCCGAAAACCGCATTGATTTCTTCTAGCCGCGCTTGAGATTCCTGAACCTCGAAACCTGAACCCTCCATGGGCATCCGACGATACAAGCCGACCTCACCGGGACGCCGTGGCGCGACAGTCAGCGATTTTGCTGAACTGACCGATGGCAGTTATCTGCCGCGCGGGCTTAGTAGTCCCAAGAAAAAGCACGGCGGCCGGAACAATCAGGGCTTGATCACGGCTAGGCATCGTGGTGGCGGGCACAAACGCCGGTACCGGCTCATCGACTTCCGCCGTAACAAAGACGGCGTGCCCGCGAAGGTGCATTCGATTCAATACGACCCGAACCGCAGCGCCCGTATCGCGCTGCTGCACTATTCGGATGGCGAAAAGCGATTCATTTTGGCTCCCGATGGCTTGCAAGCTGGCCAGGAAGTGGTAAGTGGCCCAGACGCCCCACCATCGGTTGGCAACTGCTTACCGATGCGAAATATCCCCATGGGGATGCCGGTTCACAATATTGAATTGCAGCCTGGCCGCGGTGGGCGATTATGCCGCTCGGCGGGTTCCAGCGCGGTGCTTGTCGCGCGTGAAGCCGATTGGGCGCAAATCACCCTTCCCAGCGGTGAAATTCGTCGCGTCCCATCGGCCGGCCGAGCCACGATCGGTTCCATTGGCAACGCCGACCACATGAATATCGTCATCGGCAAAGCCGGTCGAAATCGCTGGAAAGGCTGGCGGCCGTTTGTCCGCGGCACAGCAATGAATCCAATCGATCATCCACATGGCGGAGGCGAAGGCCGCACCAAGGGTGGCCGCCATCCGGTAAGCCCGTCGGGCAAAAGCGCCAAAGGAGGCGGTACTCGCAAGCGCCGCAAGCCGTCAAACTCGGCACTGGTGCGCCGCCGGCGTTCGCGCCGTTACGGGCAAATCAAAATTCCACTGTAGTTTCGTTGATCCTGAACCCTGAACCCTGCCCCCTTTCATGGGACGTTCCAAGAAAAAAGGCCCGTTCGTCGATCCCAAGCTCTACCGCAAGGTTGAGGTGATGGATGCGTCCAACAAGAAAGACCCCATTAAGACGTGGGCCCGCGCCTGCACGATCGTTCCGGAATTCGTCGGGCATACGTTCATGGTTCACAACGGTAAGCTTCATGTGAAGGTATTTGTCACCGAAGACATGGTGGGGCACCGCCTAGGCGAGTTCTCACCGACGCGAACCTTCCGCGGTCACGGCGGCAAGGCCAAAAAGGAAGCGGCTGCCGCCGGAGCGCCAGCGGCAGGCTAGTCGATTTGAGATTTGACATTCCCGATATTCAGAGTTTAGTCGTCAGTCAGCAATGCGAGTCGTCATTATGGCCTACAAAGCAACTCATCGTTTTGCCCGGATCAGCGCTCGCAAGGTGCGCCCCTTGGCCGATTTGGTGCGGGGAAAGTATGCCGACGAAGCGCTGGAATTGCTACGCTACATGCCCCATCGCGGCGCGCGGATGCTTGAAAAAGTGATTATGAGCGCGGTTGGCAATGCGGAGGACCAGCGTGCCCAAGACATCGGCAATTTGGTCGTCAGCGATTGTCGCATCGATGGCGGACCAATGTTCAAACGCGTTCGCCCCCGAGCGCGCGGCATGGCGTTTATGATTCGCAAGCGGTTTTCACATATTTCCGTCGAGTTGACGTAAGGATAGCAGGAGCGATACTGCAACGAGGTTCGCATGGGTCAAAAAGTCAATCCAGTCGCATTTCGCGTAGGCATTATGGAGGGCTGGAAAAGCCGTTGGTATGCCTCGAAGCAGGAGTTCCGCGACTTGCTGCTGGAAGACCACAAGGTCCGACAGTTTATCAAGAAAAAGTATCAATTTGCCGCGATTCCAAAGGTTGAAATCGAACGCACTCGCGACGAAGTCAAGATTCTCCTGCACACGGCCCGGCCTGGAGTCATCATCGGTCGCAAAGGGCAGGAAGTGGAGACGCTGCAAAACGAACTACAGAACCTGATTGGCCGGCGGGTGAATATTAAGATCGAGGAGATCAACCGACCCGAAATTTTTGCGCAGTTGGTTGCGGAAGATATTGCCGAACAATTGGGCAAGCGGGCGAGTTTCCGTCGCACGATGAAGCGCGCGATTGAAACCTCGATGGAGGCGGGGGCCAAGGGAATTAAAATTCAGTTGGCGGGCCGCTTGGGCGGCTCGGAAATGGCTCGCCGCGAAAAGTCGATTGCCGGCTCGATGCCGCTATCGACGCTGCGAGCAAAGATCGATTACGGCTTCACGGAAGCCAAGACGCCGCAAGGTCATATCGGCGTTCAAGTGTGGATTAACCAAGGTATGTACGAGGACAGCGCCAATGGCGATGATGCCCAAGAGGGTCAAGTTCCGAAAAAGCCAAAGAGGGCGTATAAAAGGTGAAGCAACGCGGGGCAACCGCGTTGTCTTCGGCGATTTCGGCCTTCAGGCGACCCAAGGCGGATGGCTGCCCGCGGCAACCATCGAGGCCGGGCGTGTCGCTGCGTCGCAGTACCTGCGCAACGAGGGCCGCTTGTACGTGCGCGTGTTTCCGCACAAGTCGGTCACCTCGATTCCCTTGGAAACACGTATGGGAAAAGGCAAAGGAGAGCCGGAGTTTTGGGCGGCAGTGATTAAGCCGGGTACGGTGTTGTTTGAAATTGGCGGCGTCTCGGAAGAAGCGGCACGCATGTGTTTGGCGCGATTGGCTCACAAGATGCCGATGCGAGTTCGGTTTTTGAAGCGGCGGTCGATTTAATAGAACTGGTGAATTTCAAATTCGTAAATTTCAAAATCGTGATTTGAGATTGAAGACTTGAGATCGGGAAACGGCAATGTCCAAAGCATCCGAAGTTCGCGAAATGAGCGACGAGCAAATCCACTTGACGTGGAAAGACGCCGCCGAAAATCTATTTCGCCTCCGCATCAAAGCGCAGACGGAGCGGCTGGATGTGCCCACGGAAAAGAAAAAGGCCCGTCGGTTGATTGCCAGGTGCCAAACGATTTTGAACGAACGGGCCCGCATCGCGGCGGCCAAATCATCATAATTCCCTCTCACCCCAGCCTCTCCCACAACGGGAAGAGGAAGTTGAGCAATGCCTAAGAGATTGGAAATCGGTACCGTTACCAGCGACAAGGCGGCTAAGACTCGCCGCGTGGAGATTCCGCGGCTTGTGCGGCACGCCAAGTACGGCAAGATCTTGCGCCGCAAGACGGTGTGCCACGTTCACGATGAGAACAACGAATCGCATCAAGGCGATACGGTAGAGATCCGCGAATGCCCGCCCCGCTCTCGGCTGAAGCGCTGGGAACTGGTGCGCGTCGTCGCCAAGAGCCAAGCCGTCGATATCGCCGCCATGCGAGCTGCCGCAAAACTCGAGGAAGAAGCCACGGTTCAGTAGCCGATTCTTTTTCAGTCACTAGACCACCAAATCACCCGACACCAGCCACTCCGCCATCGCCATGATCCAGATGCAAACTCGGCTTAACGTAGCCGACAACACCGGCGCCAAAGAAGTGATGTGCTTCAAGGTGCTAGGCGGCAGCCGCAAGCGCTACGCCGGTCTGGGAGATGTGGTGGTCTGCAGCGTGAAGAGCGTGATCGCCGGCAGCGACATCAAGAAAAAAGCCGTAGTGAAGGGAGTGATCGTCCGCTGCAAGCGGCCGACACGACGAACGGACGGCAGTTATGTGCGATTCGACAGCAACGCCATCGTGCTGATCGATAATGAATTGAACCCTCGCGGCACGCGCATTTTCGGTGCCGTCGCTCGCGAACTGCGGGAGCGAAATTTTATGAAAATTGTGAGCCTGGCGAGCGAAGTAGTGTGAGTGAACCGTCACGAATCCTCCGAGGTCGATGGTCAGTTGAAGAAAGTAGTTACCCACTAGCCACCGATCACTAAGAATCATGCGCATCCGAACCAACGACATCGTACTTGTGACGGCCGGCGACGATCGCGGCGCGCGAGGCAAAGTGCTGAAGGTACTTGAGGACCAAGGTAAAGTGGTCGTCGAGGGGGTCAACCGTGTCTATCGGCACATGCGCCGCACGCAAAAAAACCCGCAAGGCGGCAGATTGTCGAAAGAGATGCCGATCGACATTTCCAATGTGACGCTGCTCGATCCCAGCAGCGACCGGCCGACGCGCGTCGGGGTGCGCCTGCTGGCCGATGGCACGAAAGAGCGCTATGCCAAGCGTAGCGGCGCATCGCTCGGCACGATTACCAAACCCCGTAAAGCCGACGCGAAAAAGTAAAACACCACGGCTGCCCGTGAGACGGGTGGTCGTCAAGACAACGTTCAGCCCCGCAAGACAGTCATGGCCAAGAAAGATAAGAAAGCCGTTGCCGACGACGCCGCTCCAAGCGGACCGGCCCCCACGCCGCGGCTGCAGGAACGATACCACAAGGAAGTACTGCCGGCGCTGGCAAAGAAACTTGGCCGCACCAACCCGATGGCTTTGCCTCGGCTGCAAAAAATTGTGGTGAACATGGGCGTCGGAAGCGCTGTGGCCGAAAAGAAGAACTTGGACGACGCGGTGGCGGCCCTAACACAAATTACCGGTCAGAAGCCGCTGGTCACTTCGGCTCGCAAGGCGATTTCTGGCTTCAAGCTTCGCGAAGGGTTGCCCATTGGTTGCAAGGTGACGCTACGCGGCACTCGAATGTACGAGTTCCTCGATCGGCTCGTTTCGCTCGCTCTACCGCGCGTGCGCGACTTTCGCGGTCTCGATGCAAACTCGTTTGATGGCCGCGGCAACTACAGTCTGGGGCTTTCCGAACAATTGGTGTTTCCCGAATTGAACCCAGACAAATTCACGAAGGTCCAAGGAATGAATGTCACCATCGTGATTTCCGGCGGGAGCAACGACGAATCGCGCGAACTGCTGCGAGCAATGGGCTTGCCGTTCAAGGCCGATGATTCAAAAGATACTCGCAAAGGTGCCGCATAACTCACCCCCACCAGAATTGGGGATCAAGTCCTGAACCCTGAACCCGATCCGAAGCTCCATGGCAAGTACTGCAAAAATCGCCAAGGCCAAGCAAAAACCCAAGTTCAGCACCAAGCTGCGGCGTCGTTGCCAATTGTGTGGCCGGCCGCGTGCGGTGTATCGCAAGTTCGGCTTGTGTCGCATTTGCTTTCGAAAGATGGCGGACCAAGGTGTGATTCCAGGCGTAAGAAAGGCCAGTTGGTAAGGGAGACCACGAATAACGTGGATAAAGTACACCCATGATGACCGATCCGATTGCCGACATGCTAACCCGCATCCGCAACGCCATTCGCGTCGAGCGGCCGACGGTCGATATGCCCTCGTCCAAAGTCAAACGCGGCTTGGCGGAAGTGCTCAAGCGCGAAGGCTACATATGGGATTGGAAAGAAGTCGCCGGCGAGCCGGTTGGCCATTTGCGCATCGATTTGAAATATGGCCCCAACGGTGAACAGGTGATTCGCCACATTAAACGCGTCAGCAAGCCAGGTCGGCGAGTTTATTCCGGAGCGGCAAAGCTCAAGCCGGTGTTGAACGGACTGGGAATCAGCATTCTCAGCACCAGTCGCGGCGTCGTCAGCGACCGCGAGGCTCGGCAGCGCATGATCGGCGGAGAAGTGCTGTGCGAACTGTGGTAATTTGTAAGTGGTCAGTTGCCCACGAATAGGGACAACGAAAAAGGCGACGGTCGACAACCAGCGAATCAGCGACAACATACTCACCAACCATGTCTCGTATTGGAAAAATCCCCGTTCCTGTGCCTGCCGGCGTCAAGGTGGCTGTGACCACGAGCCAAGTGGCTGTCGAGGGTCCACTGGGCAAGTTGCAGCAATCGCTGTTGCCCATTGTCGCGGTAAAGTTCGAAGAAGCAGCCAAGCGGATCGTGGTTACTCGCGACGGAGATTCGCGCCAAGCAAAGGCCGTCCACGGCCTGACCCGAGCCTTGGTCCGCAACATGATCGAAGGCGTCACCAAGGGATATGAGAAAAAACTAGAAGTGGTCGGCGTGGGCTACTTGGCGGCCGTTCAGAAAAACAATCTGCAACTCCGCGTCGGCTATGCGAACGAAGTTCAGTTGCCGATCCCATCGGGGTTGACGGTCACTTGCCCCGATCAAACGCACATTGTCATCAAGGGCGTCGACAAACAAAAGGTCGGCCAGTTTGCTGCCGAAGTACGAGCCGTCCGTAAGCCGGAGCCTTACAAGGGCAAGGGAATTCGCTACGACGGCGAGCAAGTCCGGCGCAAGGCCGGCAAAGCCGTGACGAAGTAACTTTCAGGATCTCCGCGCCATGAACCACGAAAAACGCAATTACACTCAGCGTCAACGCCGAGCTTGGCGTGTGCGCAAGCGTACCCGCGGCACCGCCGAGCGGCCGCGGTTGTGCGTCAAACGCAGCCTAAAGCACACCTATGCCCAGTTGATCGACGACTCTCGCGGTTGTACGCTGGCCGCGGCGGCAACGACCGAACCGTCGCTCAGGGGTGAAATGAAATACGGCGGCAATAAGGCGGCGGCGGCCGCGGTAGGAAAAATCGTTGCCCAACGGGCGATTGCCGCTGGTATCAAACAAGTGTGCTTCGATCGCGGTGGCGCGAAATATCACGGCCGCGTGGCGGCGCTTGCCGATGCAGCGCGTGAAGCAGGATTGAGTTTCTAATCTGAATTTGCACCGGATATTACTCACGAAAATTTCATATCGAACCATTCAAATCTGAAATCCAAATTTCGGATTGTCGGCCCTAATTACCAAGACAGCCGAGACCATCGTGCCTCCAGAAAACAATCGAGACAATTCCCGATCGGGCGACCTGATCGAAAAGATCATCAAGATTCGCCGCTGCGCCGCGGTAGTGAAAGGTGGACGCCGCTTCAGCTTCAACGGCTTCGTCGTGGTTGGCAACGGCCGCGGGCGCGTTGGCTGGGGCTACGCCAAGGCGAATGAAGTTCCGCCGGCCGTCGAAAAAGCCGGCAAAGACGCGGAGCGCAGCATGGTGGACGTGCCGCTCGATGGCAGCACTATCTCGCATCCCGTGTTGGGACATTTTGGCGCTTCGGACGTGGTATTGCTTCCTGCCAGTCCCGGGACGGGGGTCATTGCCGGTGCGGCAGTTCGCGCCGTCTGCGAAGCGGCTGGCATTCACGATGTGCTCACGAAAGTTTACGGATCGACGAACCCCATCAATGTGGCCAAAGCCACTATCGACGCTCTCACGCAGTTGCGGATGCAGCCCGAAATCGAGCGTCTGCGAGGAGTGCCTCTGCAATGAACATCAACGACGTCCATCGCGGTGTCCAAAAGAACAAGAAGCGAATGCGGATCGGTCGCGGCCCAGGTTCCGGCAAAGGCAAAACGTCCGGCCGCGGCCATAAGGGACAGGGCCAATTAGCAGGTTGGGCTGCTCCCAGCGTTTTCGAGGGAGCGCGGATGCCGCTCATCCGCCGGATTCCCAAACGCGGATTCAACAATCCGTGGGGAACGAATTTCGCAATTGTCAATGTCGGAGAATTGCAGACCAAGTTCAATTCCGGCGACGAAGTCACGCTCCAGTCGCTGAAGGCCGTCGGCCTGTGCAAGCGCCCCTGCGATGCCCTGAAGGTGCTTGGCGAAGGCGAACTCAAGAAAAAATTGAAAATCACGGCCCACAAGTTCAGCCAATCGGCGCTCGAAAAAATCCAGAAGGCTGGCGGGGAGGCCGTGACGATTCCCGGACCTAAACCAGTGGAACGTAAGAAACCGCGGGCGAAGGCGAAAGTGTAAGCTGAGAGGGTTTTTGCGTTTAGGGGGCAGTAACTTTGGCAATTCTCCTAGGCTGATGCCGCGGGCCAATCCGTTGCCTGGCGGCCCTGGAAATTTACGCTACTCTACCGTTTCTCCCCTGAGCCCTGAACCCTATCCCAGCGACGGAGCGATGTCATGTGGGAAAAAATTCGGATCATTTTCACAATTCCTGAGCTGCGGTGGAAAATCTTGTTCACTGCCGGTTTGCTGGCGGTCTATCGCATTGGCTGGCAAGTGCCCTTGCCGATGGTCGATCAGGACAAGATGCAGGCGGCCACCCAGGGAGGCGGATTGGCGGCGCTGTTCGCTCAAGTCGCTATTTTCTCGGCAACTCAGCTAAACAAGGCGACCATTTTTGGTTTGGGGATCATGCCGTATATCTCGGCGTCGATCATCTTTCAGTTGCTGGGCAGCGTTTGGGGTCCGCTTGAACGGTTGCAAAAGGAAGGGGAAAGCGGACGCAAGAAAATCAACGAATATACTCGCTATGCGACGGTCTTCATTTGCATCGGCCAAAGCTGGTTCTTTTTGAAGTGGATGCATAGTCTCGGGATGATTCACCCTTCGTTCGTCAATCAAACTTCGGGCAGCATCTTTTTCTTCTGGCAAATTGTCGCCGTGATGACGATGACCGCCGGCACTGTCTTTTTGATGTGGCTGGGTGAGCAGATCGACGAATTTGGCATTGGCAACGGCATCAGCTTGCTAATCATGGCGGGAATTCTCGCGGGGATGCCAGGCGCGGCGTATCAGCTTCTCGAAAATACCCAGCCGGAACTCGGCTCGAGTGGCGGCAAGCATGGCATCGAAATCTGGATCGTGCTGGCCATTTTGTTTGTCGCGGTCATTGCCGGTGTTGTGTTCATGGACCAAGGCCAGCGCCGCATTCCCATGCAAAGCGCAAAACACGTCCGCGGCAGGCGTGTGATGGGGGGCGGCCCACGTAATTACTTGCCCCTAAAAGTTAATCAGTCGGGCGTCATGCCGATCATTTTCGCCAGCAGCTTGCTGATTTTCCCCAATTTCATTTTCGGTCAATTGTCCAAATACGGCAGCTTCTGGCAGAACTTGAACGACGCCTTCCAGCGTGGCACGTCGTTCATCTACAACGTCTTGTTCGTGCTGCTGATTTATTTCTTCTGCTATTTTTGGACGGCGATTACTTTCAACCCGAAGGATATATCCGACAATTTCAAGAACATGGGAACGTTCATTCCAGGCTACCGGCCCGGCAAACGCACGGCCGACTACTTGGAACGAGTCATGACCCGCATCACCTACGTCGGCGCCGGGTTTTTGGCGCTGGTGGCGATTACTCCCACGATTATCAGTTCGGCGTTGGATGTCCAGCCCAACGTTGCCAGCTTCTTCGGTGGAACGGGGCTACTCATCGCCGTCAGCGTGGCATTCGATCTAGTGCAGAAAATCGATAGCCATTTGGTAATGAGGAATTACAAGGGATTATTAGAGTGATGACGCAGGAGGCGCGCTGCAATCCGATTAATATTCGAACGGCGCAGCACCATAATCGAAGCAAATTCAATATTCCAAAAAATTGAAATGATCAAAACTCGAGCAGCCGAGCCAAATATTCGGACTTCGGCAGCCGTCGATGAATCTTGAATGTCCCGCTTCGGGCTGCAGATTATCCTCTCATGCGTATCATTCTTATCGGGCCGCCAGGAGCCGGAAAAGGAACGCAGGCTCAAATCCTTGCCGCGCATCTTCGCGTGCCGCATCTATCGACCGGCGAAATGCTCCGCCGCGCAATTCAATCGGTCACGCCGCTGGGTAAATCGGCGAAACAGCTCATCGATGCCGGCCAACTTGTCCCCGACGACATGGTTCTGCAAATCGCCGAGCGCCGGCTCGGCCAACCCGATTGCGCCAGCGGCTGCCTATTGGATGGATTCCCGAGAACCGTGCCGCAAGCCGAAGCGCTCGGCAAATATTTGCAGCGGCAAGTCACACCGCTCGACGGCGTCATTGAAATGCAGGTTGACGAAGATGAAATCGTCGAGCGGCTCAAGAAACGCGGTCGCAGCGACGACCAGCCCCAAGTCATTCGCGAGCGGATGGCCGCTTATCGCCGTCAAACCGAACCGCTGCTCGATTACTATCGAAACCGCAAGTTATTGCACTCGATCGATGGTCTGGGGACAATCGACGAAGTGTCAACGCGGCTCAACCTCGTCGTCGAACAACTCAGTTGCCATCGCCCATAGCCAGACGGCGCGGTCTGGCGTAGGATCTGGCGAAGCAGTGCCAGATGCTGAATTCCGCGGAATACGGCGAATCGGTTGATTGGCACGTCAGCGGTTCATCGCCTAAAATTTAACATCAACCAACATCACCGACAATTTCCCTCGATGACCGATCAACCACGCACTCTCGCTCCTGGCAAGCGTCTGGTCGTGCATCGTTACCACCCACCGTTAACACCGATTCCACCTGTGGCGAAAGCTCCTACCTGCATCAATCTTCGTTCTCCTCGCGAACTGGCGCAAATGCGCA encodes:
- the rplR gene encoding 50S ribosomal protein L18 translates to MNHEKRNYTQRQRRAWRVRKRTRGTAERPRLCVKRSLKHTYAQLIDDSRGCTLAAAATTEPSLRGEMKYGGNKAAAAAVGKIVAQRAIAAGIKQVCFDRGGAKYHGRVAALADAAREAGLSF
- the rpsH gene encoding 30S ribosomal protein S8, whose amino-acid sequence is MMTDPIADMLTRIRNAIRVERPTVDMPSSKVKRGLAEVLKREGYIWDWKEVAGEPVGHLRIDLKYGPNGEQVIRHIKRVSKPGRRVYSGAAKLKPVLNGLGISILSTSRGVVSDREARQRMIGGEVLCELW
- the rplO gene encoding 50S ribosomal protein L15 codes for the protein MNINDVHRGVQKNKKRMRIGRGPGSGKGKTSGRGHKGQGQLAGWAAPSVFEGARMPLIRRIPKRGFNNPWGTNFAIVNVGELQTKFNSGDEVTLQSLKAVGLCKRPCDALKVLGEGELKKKLKITAHKFSQSALEKIQKAGGEAVTIPGPKPVERKKPRAKAKV
- the rplF gene encoding 50S ribosomal protein L6, whose translation is MSRIGKIPVPVPAGVKVAVTTSQVAVEGPLGKLQQSLLPIVAVKFEEAAKRIVVTRDGDSRQAKAVHGLTRALVRNMIEGVTKGYEKKLEVVGVGYLAAVQKNNLQLRVGYANEVQLPIPSGLTVTCPDQTHIVIKGVDKQKVGQFAAEVRAVRKPEPYKGKGIRYDGEQVRRKAGKAVTK
- the secY gene encoding preprotein translocase subunit SecY, coding for MWEKIRIIFTIPELRWKILFTAGLLAVYRIGWQVPLPMVDQDKMQAATQGGGLAALFAQVAIFSATQLNKATIFGLGIMPYISASIIFQLLGSVWGPLERLQKEGESGRKKINEYTRYATVFICIGQSWFFLKWMHSLGMIHPSFVNQTSGSIFFFWQIVAVMTMTAGTVFLMWLGEQIDEFGIGNGISLLIMAGILAGMPGAAYQLLENTQPELGSSGGKHGIEIWIVLAILFVAVIAGVVFMDQGQRRIPMQSAKHVRGRRVMGGGPRNYLPLKVNQSGVMPIIFASSLLIFPNFIFGQLSKYGSFWQNLNDAFQRGTSFIYNVLFVLLIYFFCYFWTAITFNPKDISDNFKNMGTFIPGYRPGKRTADYLERVMTRITYVGAGFLALVAITPTIISSALDVQPNVASFFGGTGLLIAVSVAFDLVQKIDSHLVMRNYKGLLE
- the rpsE gene encoding 30S ribosomal protein S5, with translation MPPENNRDNSRSGDLIEKIIKIRRCAAVVKGGRRFSFNGFVVVGNGRGRVGWGYAKANEVPPAVEKAGKDAERSMVDVPLDGSTISHPVLGHFGASDVVLLPASPGTGVIAGAAVRAVCEAAGIHDVLTKVYGSTNPINVAKATIDALTQLRMQPEIERLRGVPLQ
- a CDS encoding adenylate kinase, translated to MRIILIGPPGAGKGTQAQILAAHLRVPHLSTGEMLRRAIQSVTPLGKSAKQLIDAGQLVPDDMVLQIAERRLGQPDCASGCLLDGFPRTVPQAEALGKYLQRQVTPLDGVIEMQVDEDEIVERLKKRGRSDDQPQVIRERMAAYRRQTEPLLDYYRNRKLLHSIDGLGTIDEVSTRLNLVVEQLSCHRP